CGAGGAGAAATATACGTTCCAGGAAATGAAATGTTTATCAAACCAATTCGGCAACGTGTTAAAAAATCTTGGTGTAAAAAAAGGGGAACGGGTCTTTCTGTTTATGCCCCGTTCTCCGGAAATCTATATTAGCCTCATGGGCATTTTGAAAATCGGCGCAATTGCCGGTCCGCTGTTTGAAGCATTCATGGAACAAGCGGTCAGTGATCGATTGGAAAATAGTGAAGCATCAACGCTTGTGACGACACCTGATTTATTGCCACGCGTGCCATATAAACATTTGCCACTTTTAAAACGAATCATTTTAGCGGGTGACGGGGAAATTCCCGAAGCAAATGAAGGCACCACTTTTTATAGCTACGAAGAAGAGATGAAAAAGGCATCCCGCCATCTTGACATAGAATGGATGGACAGGGAGGACGGAATGATTCTGCATTACACGTCAGGTTCTACAGGGAAACCAAAAGGTGTCCTGCACGTCCATAATGCGATGATTCAGCATTACCAAACCGCAAAATGGGTGATGGATCTGCAAGAGGACGATGTGTTTTGGTGCACAGCGGATCCGGGCTGGGTCACAGGCACATCATATGGTATTTTCGGCCCGTGGCTGAATGGTGCGTCAAACGTTATTCGGGGAGGCCGCTTTACGCCGGAAGACTGGTATTCTACGATTGAAAAGTATGGTGTGACCGTTTGGCTTAGCGCACCAACTGCGTTTAGAAGGTTGATGGCTGTTGGTGAAGAAGCGGTGAAGAAATATGATTTAAGCTCTTTGCGTCATATATTGAGCGTCGGCGAGCCGTTAAATGCAGAAGTCGTGCATTGGGGCAGAAAAGTATATGGACTCGACATTCACGATCATTGGTGGATGACAGAAACAGGCGGCATTCTTATATCCAACTATCGTTCCATGCCAATCAAGCCTGGCTCGATGGGCAAACCGTTTCCGGGAATCGAAGTTGCAATTTTAGATGAGGAAGGCAATGAAGTTCCCCGCGGATCCATGGGAAAGCTTTGCATTAAAGCCGGATGGCCGTCCATGATGCGCGCCATTTGGAAAAACGAGAAGAAGATGCAGGAGTATTTCGCCATACCCGGCTGGTATATTTCCGGAGACCTCGCGACGATGGACGAAGACGGATATGTCTGGTTCCAAGGGCGGGATGATGATGTGATCATGACGTCAGGGGAACGGGTTGGGCCATTTGAAGTGGAAAGCAAGCTCGTTGAACATCCAGCTGTTGCGGAAGCAGCGGTCATTGGGAAGCCTGATCCGGTCCGTGGTGAAATTATTAAAGCATACGTTGCACTTCGCGACGGCTTTACGAAGAGTGAAAAATTAGAAGAAGAACTTCGGCAGTTCGTCAAAGAAGGGCTTGCTGCACATGCGGCTCCAAGAGAAATCGAAATTCGCGACTTCCTGCCAAAGACAAGAAGCGGAAAAATTATGAGGCGTGTCCTAAAAGCTTGGGAGCTTGGACTGGATGCCGGCGATTTATCGACGATGGAGGAGTGAAGGGAAGAGATTCAATTCATGTAACGCTTTAAATCTTCATAGAAAGTTTCACGGGTACCGGCTAAAACAACAACGATGATTTCTCCGTTTTCTTTTTCCTCTATAATATAGGCGATTTCGTAATTGGTTCCATTATAGTAGAAATCATAACAGTAAATACCGGCTAAGTCCCCTGTTTTCAATTGTCCTGCATAGGGGTTTAGCCGGATTTTCTGAATCGCATCAAAAAACTTCTTTTTCAATGCTCTATCCTTCAACTTTTTGAAATATTTTTTGGCGGGATTTAAATAAGCGATTGGAGGCATAACCCATCACTCCTTTACATCGCCGAAGAGGAGTTCTGTGTTATCATCGTCATTTTCAATCGTTTTCTTAGCAATTTCTTTAGCTTCTTCAACCAATCGCTCAACAGCTGGACGAATCTGTTGTTTCCTTTTTTGAAATTCCGACAACAATGTTTCACCTTCATAGCCTTCCCGAATCAGCTCTTCTAATATTTCAGTGGAAAAATCAACAGCTTGCGGCAGCGGCTTTAAAACAATTTCGTTCCCCCTAAGCTCGCACACTACTTCACTTCCGATTCCAAGGGTATCGTAAAAAGATTTTGGTATTGTAATTTGACGCTTTTCAGAGACACGAATATGCTTAGCCTTACGAGAATCTTGCATTTTAAGTTTCCCCGTTTCGTAAAGTGTATTAACCATAGTTTATTCCCTCCTTTAGCAAAGTTTACAAATTTCTTTGTTTCTTTGTTTTAATTTTATCACATTTATAGTATTTGTAAATTTTCACCGGCGAATAAAAAAAGCAGCCAACCTCTCTCTATGTTTGAGGGATAGGATGGTTGCTTTCTATTTCACTGCACTTTTTTCTGAATCAGCTCATACAAACGCTGCCACGGCTCAGTCATGTGGGAAAGCTTTTCTTTTTGTTGGCTTTTTTCCTTTTTGCGTGTCTGCTTTCTTCTTGCTTGTTTTCCCACTACATCTCCTCCTATCTCAATGCAAACAATTCGCGAAGTTCTTCTGTCGGGAGTTCGGTAATCCAGTTTTCACTTTGAATGATGCCGTCGCTTAGTGACTGCTTGCGTTCAAGCATTTCGTCAATTTTTTCCTCAAGCGTGCCTGTCGTAATCAGTTTGTGGACGTGAACGAACCGCTTTTGTCCGATGCGGTGGGCGCGGTCTGTCGCCTGGTTCTCGACCGCGGGATTCCACCAGCGATCGTAATGGATGACATGGTTTGCTGTTGTTAAATTGAGTCCTGTTCCACCCGCTTTTAGCGAAAGGATCATGATTTTTTCTTCTCCGTTTTGGAAGCGTTCAATCATTTTATCGCGTGTTTCCTTCTGGATGCCGCCATGCAGGAATGACACAGGTTCTCCGAACGTGTCAGCCAATAATGTTGACAGCATATTCCCCATTGAAATGTATTGCGTGAAAATAAGGCAGCTTTCCTGTTGGTCGCGGATTGCCGAAACAAGATCAACCAGCTTTTCAGTTTTATGCGATCTTGAAAGGATATTTTCCGCTTTTTCCTCCTTTAAAAAGAGGGAAGGGTGGTTGCAAATTTGTTTCAGCTTCGTCAGCATCGATAGCACGGCGCCGCGGCGCTCGATTCCGCTCCGTTTTTCAATTTCCTTAAACGTATCCTCAATCGTCTGTTCGTACAGGGAAGCCTGCTCAGCGGTCAGCGGGCAATATTCTTTCTGCTCCTGCTTGTCAGGCAAGTTCAGTTCAATGTCCGGATCGCGTTTGGAACGCCTCATGAAAAACGGCCGGATAAGCTGCTGCACGTCTTTCATTTTCTGTTTGTCTTCTTCTCTTTCAACTGGGTTTACATAATGTTCGCGAAAATGGCTAAGGCTGCCGAAATAGCCGGGATTTAAGAAATCGAAAATTGACCACAATTCGGTTAAACGGTTTTCGATTGGTGTGCCGGTAAGCGCAATCCGGTGGTTTGCCTTTAATTTTTTTACGGCCTTTGCTTGTTTCGTATAGGTGTTTTTAATGTTTTGTGCTTCATCAAGGCATACAGCGTGCCAGTGGACAGATGTAAGCACCTCTTCGTCGAGATGCGCCAAGTTGTAGGAGGTGAGGACAACATCAACCCCATCTAAAAAAGCAGGAAACGTATCCACATTCGCCCTTTTTGCACCGTAATGAAGCTTTACATTCAAATCTGGCGCGAACCGTTCAACCTCTTTGTGCCAGTTTCCGAGTACGGACGTCGGGCAAATGATGAGCATAGGAAGTCTGGCACCTTGCTCTTTCGCTGACAAATAGTATGCGATCGTTTGCACTGTTTTCCCAAGCCCCATATCATCCGCAAGCAGGCCGCCAAGGCCGTAGCGCTCAAGAAATAGCAGCCATTCCATGCCCTTCTTTTGATAAGGGCGAAGTTCGCCGTTTAATCCTTTTGGAACAGGCTGTTCTGGTAAATGCTTCGTTTCTGTAAGCTGTTTAATCATTTTTCTAAGATGGCGGTTAAGCTCAAGTGTGATGCCTTGGAGTACAGCATCTTCCTCCGCCTGTTCGCGATCTTCTTCCGGCAGCAGCTCCTTCGCAAGCACATCGGCAAATGTTAGCCCGCTTTCGTTCACTTTTTTCATAACTGCCTGCATTTGCTTTACAAAATTCGGGTCAAGCCTCACCCATTTTCCCCGGATGTTAATTAATCTCCGATTATTATCAACAAGGGCACGAAATTCTTCCTCGGATAGCTCAAGGCCGCCTGTTGCAACTTTCCAATCAAAATCAATCAGCTGATCAAGCCCAACGAATGAGTTTTGAGATTGCCCGACAGATGATTTTACTTGAATTTTTAATTTCAGGCTGTTTTCTTGGAGGTCTTTCCACCATGACGGCAGCAGCACTTCCGTTCCGATTTCGGCAAGCGCCAAACTCGTCTCTGTTAAGAAAAGCCATGCTTCCGCTTCACTAAGCGTTGTCCTGATGCTATTATTGTCACCCTTGAGCCATGGCGCGGTTTGAAACCACGTATTGCTTTCCGTTTGAATCCGGCCAAGTGAGCCTTTCCAATTTTTCGGCAAGGCGCTTTCGTCGCCGTTCCAGACAACAACTTGATCAGCATTTGCTTTTCCGCGAAGGAGAATTTCAAGCACCCAATCCTCTTCATCTTCTTCAGGTTCGGTTAAACGAAGCCCGACAGTAAACGGTGAATCGTCTTTTCGCCAACCGATTCTTTCAAGCCAAAAGGTTTCATTAAACCCGAATATGCCCTTATTCTCAGATTTGATCAGCGGATACTGTTCAGTTAGTGCTGTCCAAGCCGTTTGCAACTCATTCTCTTTCTCAAACAGGTCATAGAGCGCAGCTGTCAGCCATTCGTTTTCAAGTTTGTTTTCCGAAAGCTTCCAGCCAAATTTGCCTTCTTTCCACTTTTCAAAATCCGGGAGAAAGGCCCCTTCCTCGATCGCTTGAAAAAGTTTCTTTGCAGCAGCACGATACAGGATCGCCTTGTTGCCGAGTGTAATGTCCAAAAGCGAAGACTGTGGAGCACGGGCAAAGAAATCAAGTGCTGTCCAAGGCGACAAGCGTACGCCTGTTTTTCCGTCGATAACGGTTTCTTCAAGAACCGAGCCGAAAAACGTCTCCTCATGCCAAGCGAAAGCGTGGTGTACCCAGGATTCAACCGGAATGGCGAAATGGTCTTTGGTTTCTGCCCATATGAAACATTGTCCGTCCTCCATAAAATCGGCCTGGAGTGTGATGGTTTTTTCTTTAATCATTGATGAGCATTCCTTTCTTCAGTTCCTCCTGAAACGCACGCAATCGTTTATGTTTTTTCGCAATCAGTGCAATGTACCGATCCCATAAATTCATTTTTTTTAGCTGGCGGTAATGGGTCCGCAGTTTTTTAAGCCTTTTCACTGCAAGCTTGTATGCTTGGCGATTCTTTTCAGAGATGGCTTGTTGGACTGCTTGATGATAGAGAGGAAGAAGGAACGTACGATCCGCCAATTCTATTTTTCTTAGGTCTTTCTGGCTGTAAGCCTCCGGCTGAAAACCAACCAACAGCTGGAGCTCCGCCCAGTCTTTGTATTTTTCCATGTGAAGCAGGTAGTCGTTATATTCGTAAAAGCTGTACGGCAGCATTTCTTTCATCGCAGTTACATAAGCGCTATCCGACTGTACAAATTCACCATACACATTATAATAGTGTAAAAGAAAATCAGTGTACTCCCGCTTCGCCCTGTATTGCCCTTCCTGCGTAAGAAAAGGTGTGAGCTTACTTTTTGTAAAATCGAGCCAAACGATCATTCTTTCAGGCTGTTTCATAAAAAATGTGTATTCAATCATATAAAAAAACGTACTAATATACCCTTTCGGGAGCTTCTCGGCGCGTTTCATTGCAAGTTTGTCATCTTCTAATAAAAAGGCAAAATGGGTAAGTGCAATTTGAAAGGGAACAACAAGGCTTTCCTCTCCCGCTGTTTTTTCAATCCCCGCCAATCGGTCTTTTACTTTCTTTTCGTGCTTTTTTATCCAGTTTTTCTCGTTAAGCAATGTCGCCCAAATGGTACGGTAGATGTATAAGCTCAGATCGAGGAATTCCTCATCGTTTTCTAAAAGGACATCGAAGCGTTCGATGCTTTCCTCAAGCAGCTGAAGGTGCCTCTTCGACAACGTGTATTTTTCAAGTTGCTCAGTGGCCGCCTCAATTTCTTTCCTTAGCTTTTCTAAAGGCATATAAACAAAATGGCCGCTCGTCCATTCCACATGATTGCTTTTTATGTAATTCAACATTTTCGCGATGACAGTAACCGCCGCATGGATGGTATAGATCAATTTCAGCCTCACATCATTCGGGCTGTTTCGTATGAGGGAATCGTAATAAGTTGACGGCATTTTCTCCACGATATATCCATGCTTTGCATTTTCATTGTAAAAAGAAACCTCGCGTTGCTTCAAAATGAGAAAATTTTCATATTGATGATCAAAGAAAGCAAGCCAATCGGAAAGCGAATCAGAAGGAACGTTAGGTGCGGGCAATGGATTTGGCGTTTGTCTAACTTGTTGCTTCTGTTGCTTTTTTTCTGTTTTTTCTTTTAACTCATTCCACTTGTAAATAAATTCGCCGACAGTGGCAAAACTCGAATACACATATAAAAAGACGGCAATTTTATGGGCGCAAGGAATGGAGTCATCAGCCTCACACTCGCTCATAAGGAAAAAGTCGAAATCAAGTTCAACAGCGACCGGATGATCGTCAAAAACAGTTGCCTTGATTGTATTGTCCTTCACTTCTGTATTATAGACATTGCCATTCCGATACAGGCTGAAGCCATGATCAAAACGTTCGGTATCAAATTTAGGATCAAGCATATGTAGCAATTCTTCCGCCATATGCATGACTTGTTCTTTCGTTACTTCTTTTTGAAGCATTAGTAAAGCCACCTTCGTCATCGTTTGATACTATTATAATGGTTTTGATGGTAAAATAATAGGAACCAGTCCTTAATAAGGTTGTTCAAAAAGGTTGCGAAAATCCGCGGCGCATCTCTTCGTTACGGGTTAAAAAACCTTACTCATGTACCAAAAAACGTACATTCCGTCGGTTTTTCATACTGAGACTGCGAGCAAGTAGAGAGAGCTATCGTGAGTTGTACTCTGTGGTATATCCCTGATCGCGCCTGCGCCTTAATAGCCTATGCTTCGAAGTAGGCTTTCTCGGTGCAAGGCGGCTAGAAGTTTTCTCAGCGTAGTTGCCTTGCTTGCGTCTGATTCAGCACCTTTTTGAACACGCGCTTAATGGGAATACCATGGAAAGAGGGGGATTTTGTGGAAACATTGTATTCGCTGCTTGATCGCCACTACGAGGAAATGGTCGAGATTCGCAGATATCTCCATCAGCATCCTGAACTATCTTTCAAGGAAGTGGAAACGCCGAAATACATCGCAGCGTACCATAAGAAATTAGGCCACGCAGTAAAGACAAATGTCGGGGGAAGAGGCGTTGTCGCGAAGCTAAAAGGGGGAAAGCCGGGGAAAACGATTGCACTGAGAGCAGACTTTGACGCGCTTCCAATCCAGGAAGAGCGGGACGTCCCTTACCGCTCCAAAGTCGACGGTGTGATGCATGCATGCGGGCATGACGCCCATACCGCACAGCTTCTCGTCCTTGCGAAAGTATTGAACGCAATGAAAGATGAAATCGAAGGGACCATCGTGTTCATTCATCAGCACGCCGAAGAAGTTCCGCCAGGCGGGGCCATCGCGATGATCGAAGACGGGTGTTTAGACGGCGTTGACGCCATCTTTGGCACACATTTATGGTCGACAGACCCGTACGGGCTCGTTTCGTCGAAATCCGGCCCCATTATGGCGGCTGCCGATCGATTCGACATTACGATTCAAGGGAAGGGCGGGCATGGAGCAAATCCACATGTAACGAAAGACGCTATCATTATCGCTTCCCAGCTCGTCATGAATTTGCAGCAAATCGTAAGCCGCCGCGTCAACCCGCTTGATCCAGCGGTCGTTACCGTTGCATCTTTCGAAGCTATCAACGGGTTTAACATCATAGCGGACAAAGCAAAACTCACTGGAACCGTACGGACATTTCATGAAAAAACGAGATCATTGATTGAAAAGGAAATTGGGAAAATCACCGAAGGGACGTGCATCGCTGCTGACGCCAGCTTTGAATACAAGTTTACAAGAGGTTATCCAACACTCGTAAACCATGAAAAAGAAGCGGCATTCATTTTGGAGACAGCGAAAAAAGTACCCGGTGTAACAGACGTCGAAATCGTTGAGCCTCACATGGGTGGCGAAGACTTCGCGTATTATGTCAAACACGTTCCCGGCGCATTTTTCTTTGTTGGCGCGGCAGATCCGGAATGGGATATTGCGTATCCGCATCACCATCCTAAGTTTTCAATTGATGAAAAAGCCATGCTTATCGCCGCAAAAACACTGGGCGCTGCTGTGCTCACGTATCAATAAACTGTACGAATACATAAAGAAACAGCCCTGATATCAAGGCTGTTTCTTTGTGTGTGTGTGCATAAACTGGAGATTTCTATAAGATTGAAAAAGGTAAATTTTTGCTAAGCAAAAAGTTAGCCTCTAACAATTTCTCGCCGATTTCCCACTTCTTATTTCTAACTTCCAATTAAGAAAGGGCATTGCCAATTTCAACCAATTTCACATAACGCGTCAGCGCTTTTTCTTATTCAACGGCATTGCGTAGGCAATGCTCGCACTCATTCATGTAAGACTCATGCATTTCTTCCATTTCCTTGCCACATTCTGTACATCTTTTCTTTGGCATATTTCTAAAGAATTCTAATGGGCTTCTCGTCATTGTAAATCCCTCCGTGTTTTTTTGTTATTCATAGTGTATTATAACATCTTTCAAAAATCAACCATCTGTTATAAAACAAAGTAAAAATAGTATAATAGACCTATTTTGTTATGAAAATGATATCTTCGTAACACAAATGTAATGTATGAACCTATGAAACAATTACCTATTTATAGTAAAATAGGTAGAAACATGATGAAACTTCTGCTTTTTTAAACAAAATCTATAGGGAGGGGGAACTAAAAATTGGCGAATAAGTGGACAAGCAAGCTTGTCATTTCTTCAGCTTTTGCGGCAGGAGCGATATTTGCGGCTCCGTCAATCGGGGAGGCGGCTCTGGGAGATCGAACGTTAAAAGAAGGAACGAGCGATAATGATGTAAAAGAATTGCAAGACATACTGAAAAGCAAAGGTTATTTTACATATGAAACGTCGACAGGCTATTTCGGATCAATTACGAAAGAGGCGCTCGTTCGCTTTCAAGCAGATGCCAATTTGCCTAGGACAGGAATTGCGGATAAAGCAACGCTTCAAGCGTTGATGGAAAGCAACGTAAAATCTTCAAAAGAAGCCCCTGAGGAAAACGGTTCTTCGAATAAACTTCTAAGAATCGGTTCAGTAGGGCCAGACGTTACCAATCTGCAAAACAAACTCCAAGCAGCTGGATACCATACGGCAGCCGTTGACGGTATCTATGGTTCACAAACAGCACAATCGGTTCGGAATTTCCAGAAAGCAAAAGGGCTAAAAGTAGACGGTATTGTTGGGCCGGAGACACTTTCAGCGCTTGAAGGTTCAAATGGTCCAACAGCGGCAACGCCTTTAGCATCGGAACAGCCATCATCAACAAATTCAACAATCCTTCGAATCAATTCGAAAGGACAAGCTGTGACAAATCTTCAAAACGGCCTTAAGCAGCTAGGCTACCATGCGTCGGCAGTCGATGGCATCTATGGCCCATTGACCGCTCAAGCTGTGAGGAGCTTCCAGCAAGCAAATGGCCTTGAAGTAGACGGCATTGCGGGGCCTGAAACACTTTCCGCCCTTAAAAATGGAAAGGCTGCTTCAAAACCTGCCAGCAAGCCCGAAGCTACTCCGTCAGAAGAAAGTTCTGCACCGTCCCCAAGTTCATCCGTCTTGAAAAAAGAATCGGCGGGACAAGCTGTGGCACAGCTCCAAAGCAATTTAAAGCGCCTCGGCTTTTTCTCCGCAAATGCAACCGGTTTTTACGGTGATATTACTGCCCAAGCCGTGACGAACTTCCAACGCGCTCACGGATTATCTGTGGACGGGGCCGCAGGGCCTGAAACATTAAACAAACTTAATAATGTATTAAACGGAAAAGATACGGAGGCAGTCAAAGGTTCTTCTTTTAATGTCATGAATCTCGTTGCTGATGCATCTGCCTATATTGGCGTTCCTTACGTATGGGGAGGAACGACACCAAAAGGCTTCGACTGCAGTGGTTTTATCCAATACGTCTTTAAAAAGCAAAATGTGAACCTTCCGCGCACCGTTTCACAAATGTGGAACGCAGGAAAAGACGTCAGCAAACCGCAGGTAGGCGACATTGTATTTTATGAAACGTATAATAAAGGGCCTTCCCATGCAGGCATATACATAGGAAACAATAAATTTATCCAGGCTGGCACATCAACAGGCGTGACAATCACTGACATGAACAACAGCTACTGGAAACCAAGGTACTTAGGCGTAAAGCGATTACACTAAAACCAGCGATTAAGCTGGTTTTTTGCATGGTATGGTAGAATTAATTAAACGTTTGATTAAGTTGAATTTCTTTTCGGATAGGCATATTATAAGCAAAATAAATACGTATGTAGGAGCTGTTTAATGTGAATCTCATTGAGGAATTGAAAGAGAAGCTTGCACCTGACCGTGTCACAACGAATGAAACCATTTTGGATCAGCATAGCCGGGACGAGTCGTATCATACGCCACGTTTGCCGGAGGTTGTTGTGTTTCCAGAGAGTGCCGAAGAAGTGAGTGAAGTGATCAAGCTTGCGAATCAATACAAAACACCAGTTATACCGTTCGGGCTCGGTTCCAGCTTGGAAGGGCATGTCATTCCGCCTAACCGAGGCATGTCAATCGACTTCTCACTCATGAACAAAGTACTTGAAGTGAGGGAAAATGATTTTCTCGTTAAAGTTCAGCCAGGCGTCACCCGTTCACAGTTGAATAAAGAATTGAAAAAGTACGGCCTGTTTTTCACAGTGGACCCAGGTGCAGATGCAACACTTGGCGGCATGGCAGCAACAAATGCTAGCGGAACAACGTCAGTAAAATATGGCATCATGCGCGACCAAGTCCGCGACCTTGAAGTTGTCCTCCCAGAAGGGGAAATCATCCATACAGGCAATCTCGCTGAGAAATCATCGTCAGGTTACCATTTGAATGGAATCTTTGTCGGTTCAGAAGGCACCCTCGGATGCATAACAGAGCTGACGCTCAAAGTGTATGGCATTCCGGAACATATCATGGCGGCAAGAGCATCCTTTTCAACCGTTGACGATGCGGTCAATGCGGTTGTCGGCATTTTGCAAGCCGGAATCCCTATCGCAAGAGTCGAACTGTTAGATGCATTTTCAATGAAAGAAGTCAATCTCTACAGTGAAACAAACTATAACGAACAGCCAACCCTTTTTCTCGAATTTCACGGCAATGAAGCCGGCTTAAAGCAAGACATCGAATTTACAAAAGACATCGTCCTGGACAACGGCTGCACAGCAATCGAATTCGAAACAGACACAGCCGCACGGAACCAGCTTTGGGAAGCAAGGCATAATGCCGCTTACGCATACATTCATGGCAACCCCGGAAAGAAACTGATGGTAACCGACGTCTGCCTTCCGATCTCACATCTCGCCGGCGCCATTAAAGACGCAAGAAAAGCCGTCGAAGAATCAGGCCTTGTCGGCGGAATCGTCGGGCACGTTGGGGATGGCAACTACCATATCCTGCTTATGATTGACGTAAATAATAAAGAAGAAATACAAAAATCTGAAATACTTAATGAATGCATCGTGGAATACGCCCTGGCAAGAGGCGGAACATGCACTGGAGAACACGGAGTCGGAATAGGCAAGCAGAAATACCAAGAAAAAGAACACGGCCCAGCACTTGAAGTCATGAAAAAATTTAAAGCTGTGCTTGATCCGAACAACATCATGAATCCGAATAAAATTTTTTAATGGCGAAGGCGCGAGACGTTTGCAACATCATCGAATAACTTTTAAAACGAGAGACAAACTAATTGAAAAAGTGGTGATAATATGCAAACAAATCGAATACTTACAGTGAGTTCTGTCTTATCAAGCATCTTTAGTTTCATAATTATTTTAATGACGATTTACCATAATCATACTGTTAAAGAGATGTTGATGGAATTAAATGAGAAGAAGCTTTGATCCAAACGATTAATTAGAATGCACAAAAAACGTTAGCTCTTCAATGGGCTAACGTTTTTTCAAAGTAATTATTTTGCAACTTTTTGAAGTGCTCCGATTGTCCCCTGATGCATGCCTTCATGATATGTGACGAAGACAAGCAAGTCGCCCACCGTTTGAAAATCGATGCCAACGAGTGAGAAAGGCTTAGGAAGCGGATCTGACAATTTGCCGGCATATCTTTCTTTCAATTGCTGG
The sequence above is drawn from the Pueribacillus theae genome and encodes:
- a CDS encoding type II toxin-antitoxin system RelE/ParE family toxin yields the protein MPPIAYLNPAKKYFKKLKDRALKKKFFDAIQKIRLNPYAGQLKTGDLAGIYCYDFYYNGTNYEIAYIIEEKENGEIIVVVLAGTRETFYEDLKRYMN
- a CDS encoding AbrB/MazE/SpoVT family DNA-binding domain-containing protein, with translation MVNTLYETGKLKMQDSRKAKHIRVSEKRQITIPKSFYDTLGIGSEVVCELRGNEIVLKPLPQAVDFSTEILEELIREGYEGETLLSEFQKRKQQIRPAVERLVEEAKEIAKKTIENDDDNTELLFGDVKE
- the acsA gene encoding acetate--CoA ligase; amino-acid sequence: MGKAIAEKQKQPNLVNYDEAYANFSWDDVEREFSWHETGKVNMAYEAIDRHAESWRKNKVALYYSDQKREEKYTFQEMKCLSNQFGNVLKNLGVKKGERVFLFMPRSPEIYISLMGILKIGAIAGPLFEAFMEQAVSDRLENSEASTLVTTPDLLPRVPYKHLPLLKRIILAGDGEIPEANEGTTFYSYEEEMKKASRHLDIEWMDREDGMILHYTSGSTGKPKGVLHVHNAMIQHYQTAKWVMDLQEDDVFWCTADPGWVTGTSYGIFGPWLNGASNVIRGGRFTPEDWYSTIEKYGVTVWLSAPTAFRRLMAVGEEAVKKYDLSSLRHILSVGEPLNAEVVHWGRKVYGLDIHDHWWMTETGGILISNYRSMPIKPGSMGKPFPGIEVAILDEEGNEVPRGSMGKLCIKAGWPSMMRAIWKNEKKMQEYFAIPGWYISGDLATMDEDGYVWFQGRDDDVIMTSGERVGPFEVESKLVEHPAVAEAAVIGKPDPVRGEIIKAYVALRDGFTKSEKLEEELRQFVKEGLAAHAAPREIEIRDFLPKTRSGKIMRRVLKAWELGLDAGDLSTMEE
- a CDS encoding M20 family metallopeptidase, which produces METLYSLLDRHYEEMVEIRRYLHQHPELSFKEVETPKYIAAYHKKLGHAVKTNVGGRGVVAKLKGGKPGKTIALRADFDALPIQEERDVPYRSKVDGVMHACGHDAHTAQLLVLAKVLNAMKDEIEGTIVFIHQHAEEVPPGGAIAMIEDGCLDGVDAIFGTHLWSTDPYGLVSSKSGPIMAAADRFDITIQGKGGHGANPHVTKDAIIIASQLVMNLQQIVSRRVNPLDPAVVTVASFEAINGFNIIADKAKLTGTVRTFHEKTRSLIEKEIGKITEGTCIAADASFEYKFTRGYPTLVNHEKEAAFILETAKKVPGVTDVEIVEPHMGGEDFAYYVKHVPGAFFFVGAADPEWDIAYPHHHPKFSIDEKAMLIAAKTLGAAVLTYQ
- a CDS encoding DEAD/DEAH box helicase, with translation MIKEKTITLQADFMEDGQCFIWAETKDHFAIPVESWVHHAFAWHEETFFGSVLEETVIDGKTGVRLSPWTALDFFARAPQSSLLDITLGNKAILYRAAAKKLFQAIEEGAFLPDFEKWKEGKFGWKLSENKLENEWLTAALYDLFEKENELQTAWTALTEQYPLIKSENKGIFGFNETFWLERIGWRKDDSPFTVGLRLTEPEEDEEDWVLEILLRGKANADQVVVWNGDESALPKNWKGSLGRIQTESNTWFQTAPWLKGDNNSIRTTLSEAEAWLFLTETSLALAEIGTEVLLPSWWKDLQENSLKLKIQVKSSVGQSQNSFVGLDQLIDFDWKVATGGLELSEEEFRALVDNNRRLINIRGKWVRLDPNFVKQMQAVMKKVNESGLTFADVLAKELLPEEDREQAEEDAVLQGITLELNRHLRKMIKQLTETKHLPEQPVPKGLNGELRPYQKKGMEWLLFLERYGLGGLLADDMGLGKTVQTIAYYLSAKEQGARLPMLIICPTSVLGNWHKEVERFAPDLNVKLHYGAKRANVDTFPAFLDGVDVVLTSYNLAHLDEEVLTSVHWHAVCLDEAQNIKNTYTKQAKAVKKLKANHRIALTGTPIENRLTELWSIFDFLNPGYFGSLSHFREHYVNPVEREEDKQKMKDVQQLIRPFFMRRSKRDPDIELNLPDKQEQKEYCPLTAEQASLYEQTIEDTFKEIEKRSGIERRGAVLSMLTKLKQICNHPSLFLKEEKAENILSRSHKTEKLVDLVSAIRDQQESCLIFTQYISMGNMLSTLLADTFGEPVSFLHGGIQKETRDKMIERFQNGEEKIMILSLKAGGTGLNLTTANHVIHYDRWWNPAVENQATDRAHRIGQKRFVHVHKLITTGTLEEKIDEMLERKQSLSDGIIQSENWITELPTEELRELFALR
- the yhfH gene encoding protein YhfH, translated to MTRSPLEFFRNMPKKRCTECGKEMEEMHESYMNECEHCLRNAVE
- a CDS encoding C40 family peptidase, which gives rise to MANKWTSKLVISSAFAAGAIFAAPSIGEAALGDRTLKEGTSDNDVKELQDILKSKGYFTYETSTGYFGSITKEALVRFQADANLPRTGIADKATLQALMESNVKSSKEAPEENGSSNKLLRIGSVGPDVTNLQNKLQAAGYHTAAVDGIYGSQTAQSVRNFQKAKGLKVDGIVGPETLSALEGSNGPTAATPLASEQPSSTNSTILRINSKGQAVTNLQNGLKQLGYHASAVDGIYGPLTAQAVRSFQQANGLEVDGIAGPETLSALKNGKAASKPASKPEATPSEESSAPSPSSSVLKKESAGQAVAQLQSNLKRLGFFSANATGFYGDITAQAVTNFQRAHGLSVDGAAGPETLNKLNNVLNGKDTEAVKGSSFNVMNLVADASAYIGVPYVWGGTTPKGFDCSGFIQYVFKKQNVNLPRTVSQMWNAGKDVSKPQVGDIVFYETYNKGPSHAGIYIGNNKFIQAGTSTGVTITDMNNSYWKPRYLGVKRLH